A single window of Candidatus Planktophila sp. DNA harbors:
- the thiL gene encoding thiamine-phosphate kinase yields the protein MNFKEAHVITTLAEIFRGDHTAVLVGIGDDAAVVKTSPLSVITTDMAVEGTHFNLEWSGAFDIGRKVTAANLADIYAMGATPQYLVVALTLTGSETMEWISDLAHGIAHEAKSCGVVVVGGDLTRGVIKVISMTAIGEVEKPITRGGAQLGDSIYVTSLPGWSAAGLAVIQKDGIDDLEAYAIEEFCAPNVDYWAASAMAHSGASAMCDVSDSLITQAEQMALASGLGFNFFKEAFIANSEFTALNELAKKEGIDVWQWIFAGGEDHVFLVTGLNLPGLRVGEVVAGSGVTGLEMKKAPDTWRHFN from the coding sequence ATGAACTTTAAAGAGGCCCACGTCATCACCACTCTGGCTGAAATCTTCCGAGGCGATCACACTGCAGTTCTTGTTGGTATTGGAGATGACGCAGCGGTCGTTAAAACTTCACCTCTCTCAGTTATAACTACCGATATGGCTGTGGAAGGTACACATTTTAATCTCGAATGGTCGGGTGCATTTGATATTGGACGAAAGGTAACGGCGGCAAACTTAGCTGATATTTATGCGATGGGGGCTACTCCGCAGTACTTGGTAGTAGCGCTGACTTTGACTGGCTCCGAAACGATGGAATGGATAAGTGATTTAGCCCATGGAATAGCCCATGAAGCTAAGAGTTGTGGAGTGGTAGTCGTCGGCGGAGATTTAACGCGAGGTGTGATTAAAGTTATTTCAATGACGGCAATTGGTGAAGTCGAAAAGCCTATTACTCGCGGTGGCGCTCAACTTGGAGATTCAATCTATGTAACATCACTTCCCGGTTGGTCTGCTGCCGGTCTTGCAGTAATTCAAAAAGATGGAATCGATGACCTTGAAGCCTATGCAATTGAAGAGTTCTGCGCACCGAACGTTGATTATTGGGCGGCAAGCGCGATGGCACACTCAGGTGCCAGCGCGATGTGTGATGTTAGTGACTCTCTCATTACCCAGGCTGAGCAAATGGCACTGGCCTCTGGGCTTGGATTTAACTTTTTCAAGGAGGCCTTCATTGCAAATTCCGAATTTACTGCGCTCAATGAGTTAGCTAAGAAAGAGGGAATTGATGTGTGGCAATGGATATTTGCTGGGGGAGAGGATCATGTTTTTCTTGTAACGGGCCTGAATTTGCCTGGCCTGCGCGTTGGAGAAGTTGTTGCAGGCAGCGGTGTTACAGGTTTGGAAATGAAAAAAGCGCCAGATACCTGGCGCCATTTCAATTGA
- the cydB gene encoding cytochrome d ubiquinol oxidase subunit II, with product MTFQTVWFLLIAVLWVGYFILEGFDFGVGMLHRFVSRNEADRRAVLTTLGPVWDGNEVWLLVAGGATFAAFPEWYATLFSGFYFPLFLILVSLIVRGVAFEYRSKYGKAQWRQRWDIAIMVSSAIPALLWGVAFANIVKGVPIEKASNGSLEYVGGFFNLLNPFALLGGVVTLTVFLTHGAVFLSLKTTGEIRERSRAIAKITGLLAAVSCVGFLTWTNLLFPEINSRVLILSVLVALLWVAGMAANFVGREGWAFIFNSVAIATFVSTLFYALYPRVMPSSLGAQFDLTITNASSTDYTLKVMTYVAVVMTPIVLIYQGWTYWVFRKRVSAAQISNPEHGVLDVVSHILHK from the coding sequence ATGACATTTCAAACGGTGTGGTTCCTACTCATTGCAGTTCTATGGGTCGGGTATTTTATTCTTGAGGGCTTTGATTTCGGTGTTGGAATGCTTCATCGCTTTGTATCTCGTAACGAGGCAGATCGACGTGCAGTTCTGACAACGCTCGGACCGGTCTGGGATGGCAATGAGGTATGGCTACTAGTTGCAGGAGGCGCAACATTTGCAGCTTTTCCTGAATGGTATGCGACTCTCTTTAGTGGTTTCTACTTTCCGCTCTTCTTGATTCTCGTCTCACTCATTGTTCGTGGTGTTGCTTTTGAGTATCGCTCAAAGTACGGCAAAGCACAGTGGAGACAACGATGGGATATCGCAATCATGGTTAGTAGCGCAATTCCAGCCCTTCTCTGGGGTGTTGCATTCGCCAATATAGTTAAGGGAGTTCCAATAGAAAAAGCTTCCAATGGATCCCTTGAATATGTTGGCGGTTTCTTTAACTTACTCAACCCCTTCGCACTTCTTGGCGGAGTTGTCACTCTTACCGTTTTCTTAACTCATGGCGCAGTCTTCCTTTCATTGAAGACCACTGGTGAGATTCGAGAGCGCTCACGTGCCATTGCCAAAATCACTGGGTTACTTGCCGCAGTTTCGTGTGTTGGCTTCTTGACTTGGACCAATCTCTTGTTCCCTGAGATTAACTCACGAGTTCTGATTCTTTCAGTGCTTGTAGCTCTCCTTTGGGTCGCAGGAATGGCGGCAAACTTTGTTGGTCGCGAGGGCTGGGCATTTATATTCAACTCAGTTGCTATTGCAACCTTTGTTTCGACCCTCTTTTATGCACTATATCCACGCGTGATGCCCTCATCATTGGGAGCACAATTTGATCTCACCATCACGAATGCATCAAGCACGGATTACACCTTAAAGGTAATGACCTATGTCGCCGTTGTTATGACACCGATTGTCCTTATCTACCAGGGCTGGACTTACTGGGTATTTCGTAAGCGCGTGAGCGCCGCGCAAATCTCTAACCCAGAACATGGCGTTCTTGATGTAGTAAGCCATATCCTGCATAAGTGA
- the rsmD gene encoding 16S rRNA (guanine(966)-N(2))-methyltransferase RsmD, giving the protein MRIIAGVAKGRTLGSVAGSTRPTSDRAREALFSSLASEFGDFLGLHILDLFGGSGAIALEALSRGASTVHVVEREFDAQKTIQNNYELVQRNKPAGDFHLYSMSAQRFVSEGAKVKYHFVYIDPPFDFDDSEVADIVSKLHIEGFLKSDAMVAVERTTRGSKFSWPVGFTPLRQRKYGAATIYYGNYAP; this is encoded by the coding sequence TTGAGAATCATCGCTGGTGTTGCAAAGGGTCGAACATTGGGATCAGTTGCTGGATCAACTCGCCCAACATCTGACCGTGCACGCGAAGCGCTTTTTTCATCCTTGGCATCTGAGTTTGGAGATTTTCTTGGTCTTCACATATTGGATTTATTTGGCGGATCAGGTGCGATTGCTCTCGAAGCTCTTTCACGTGGTGCGTCAACTGTGCATGTTGTTGAGCGCGAGTTTGATGCGCAAAAAACTATTCAAAATAATTATGAACTAGTTCAGAGGAATAAACCAGCTGGAGATTTTCACCTCTATTCAATGTCGGCTCAGCGCTTTGTGAGTGAAGGTGCCAAAGTAAAATATCACTTCGTCTATATAGACCCACCATTTGATTTCGACGATAGTGAAGTAGCAGATATAGTTAGCAAATTGCACATTGAGGGTTTCCTCAAGAGCGATGCAATGGTTGCAGTAGAGCGCACCACGAGAGGATCAAAATTTAGCTGGCCTGTCGGTTTTACTCCGCTCAGGCAGAGGAAGTATGGCGCAGCGACGATTTACTACGGTAATTACGCGCCTTAA
- the coaD gene encoding pantetheine-phosphate adenylyltransferase: MKRAVCPGSFDPITYGHLDIIKRASMHFDQVVVAVLENRTKSSLFTVAERIDMIRETVSDLPNVIVDSWSGLLVDYCKSKSITTIVKGLRAVTDFDYELQMAQLNLQASGVETMLMATAPAYSFLSSSIVKELAHYGGDVSMMIPPNVNDAIKLRVDRK; the protein is encoded by the coding sequence ATGAAGCGTGCAGTGTGCCCTGGATCCTTTGACCCTATTACATATGGGCACCTAGATATTATCAAACGCGCGAGCATGCATTTTGACCAAGTTGTAGTTGCGGTTCTAGAAAATCGAACTAAGTCAAGTCTTTTTACGGTTGCTGAGCGCATTGACATGATCCGTGAAACGGTTTCAGATCTACCCAATGTGATCGTTGATTCATGGAGTGGTTTATTGGTGGACTACTGCAAAAGTAAATCGATAACTACTATCGTAAAAGGACTTCGAGCAGTTACTGACTTTGATTACGAACTTCAAATGGCGCAATTAAATCTCCAAGCCTCCGGCGTTGAGACGATGCTTATGGCCACAGCACCAGCGTATTCATTCCTATCATCTTCAATCGTAAAAGAGTTGGCACATTACGGAGGAGATGTATCAATGATGATCCCTCCAAATGTCAATGATGCGATTAAACTTCGAGTAGACAGGAAATAG
- the recG gene encoding ATP-dependent DNA helicase RecG, whose translation MGNLDNNLSSVVGDRTAKVLADAFGIKSVGDLMRHYPRRYMVRGELSDIAELHEGDEVTILAQVHSSVNRPIRGRKGSILEVIVTDGREKLALTFFNQAWRERELKVGRQGLFAGKVGVFNKRKQLAHPDYQMIADGANVDNAVESFAGKYLPVYPATAKMPSWKISQCVDMAIASLDEVEDYLPEEIRKAHNYPTLQQALVQLHTPVDLDHADAARARLTFDEAFVLQLMLVMRRNELKKLNTISRKATKGGLLEAFDAELPFGLTAGQRAVIKEIEDDLSQSHPMHRLLQGEVGSGKTVVALRAMLAVVDSGGQSALLAPTEVLAAQHLRTFEKLLGGLALGGTLGSADKATRITLITGSQNTPARKEAISLAATGAAGIIIGTHALLGEKIEFADLGLIVVDEQHRFGVEQRDALKVKAQKPPHLLVMTATPIPRTVAMTVFGDLDISTLRELPLGRQPITTYVIPAAEKPAFLERAWERICEEVANGHQAYVVAPRIEAGNDESADIDFLFGQESIDIASVTELAPRLANGALKAVRVAELHGRQSSEVKDATMRAFAAGEIDVLVSTTVIEVGVDVANATVMVIMDADRFGISQLHQLRGRVGRGTSPGLCLLVTNTSSESAARVRLDAVAATLDGFELSRIDLEQRREGDVLGASQSGTQSHLRLLRVLRDEELIESARADAVGIIAASADLSGYPGLKAEVALVAKNAATDYLDKG comes from the coding sequence GTGGGCAATCTCGATAACAATCTATCAAGCGTAGTAGGAGATCGCACTGCAAAAGTATTGGCTGATGCATTTGGAATAAAGAGCGTTGGCGATCTCATGCGCCATTATCCACGTCGATACATGGTTCGCGGAGAGCTCTCCGATATTGCCGAGCTGCATGAAGGTGATGAGGTAACAATTCTCGCGCAAGTGCATAGCTCAGTTAACCGTCCGATTCGCGGACGGAAGGGGAGTATTTTGGAGGTGATCGTCACTGATGGTCGCGAAAAACTAGCGCTCACATTCTTTAATCAAGCCTGGCGTGAGAGAGAGTTAAAGGTTGGCAGGCAAGGTCTATTTGCAGGAAAAGTTGGAGTTTTCAATAAGCGAAAGCAGTTGGCTCATCCTGATTATCAGATGATCGCCGATGGTGCCAATGTTGATAACGCTGTTGAAAGTTTTGCAGGAAAATATTTGCCGGTCTATCCAGCAACCGCAAAAATGCCGTCATGGAAGATTTCACAGTGTGTAGACATGGCAATTGCATCTTTGGATGAGGTGGAAGATTACTTGCCCGAAGAAATTAGAAAAGCGCACAATTATCCAACCCTGCAACAGGCCCTTGTTCAACTTCATACACCAGTGGATTTAGATCACGCCGATGCAGCGCGGGCGCGCTTGACATTTGATGAGGCTTTTGTGCTTCAACTTATGTTGGTAATGCGTCGCAATGAGTTAAAGAAGCTCAACACAATTTCGCGTAAAGCAACCAAGGGTGGGCTTCTGGAAGCCTTTGATGCCGAGCTGCCCTTTGGCCTTACTGCAGGTCAACGTGCCGTAATAAAAGAGATTGAAGATGATTTATCACAATCGCATCCCATGCACCGACTTTTACAGGGAGAAGTTGGTTCTGGTAAGACCGTAGTTGCACTCCGCGCAATGTTGGCTGTTGTTGATAGCGGGGGGCAGTCGGCATTACTTGCGCCAACTGAAGTTTTGGCGGCACAACACCTGCGCACCTTCGAAAAACTCTTAGGAGGACTAGCACTTGGTGGAACGTTAGGAAGTGCCGACAAAGCAACACGAATTACTCTCATCACTGGTTCGCAAAACACTCCAGCACGCAAGGAGGCGATTTCACTGGCTGCAACAGGTGCGGCAGGAATTATTATCGGAACCCACGCTCTTCTTGGAGAGAAAATTGAGTTTGCCGATTTAGGTCTAATCGTTGTCGATGAGCAACATAGATTCGGTGTTGAACAGCGTGATGCGTTAAAAGTAAAGGCGCAGAAGCCGCCGCATTTATTAGTTATGACTGCGACGCCGATTCCTCGCACCGTTGCAATGACCGTATTTGGTGACCTAGATATCTCAACTTTGCGCGAACTGCCTCTTGGACGTCAGCCCATTACAACGTATGTGATTCCGGCTGCGGAAAAACCGGCCTTTCTTGAGCGAGCGTGGGAGCGAATCTGCGAAGAAGTAGCAAATGGCCATCAAGCGTACGTAGTAGCACCACGCATTGAGGCTGGTAATGATGAGAGCGCAGATATTGATTTTCTCTTCGGGCAGGAATCCATTGATATCGCTTCAGTTACCGAGCTCGCACCGCGCCTTGCGAATGGGGCGTTAAAAGCTGTGAGAGTAGCCGAGCTACATGGTCGTCAGAGCAGCGAAGTTAAAGATGCAACGATGCGGGCATTTGCTGCAGGTGAGATAGATGTCCTAGTTTCAACGACCGTCATTGAAGTGGGAGTCGATGTTGCCAATGCCACGGTCATGGTAATTATGGATGCCGATCGCTTTGGCATTTCGCAGTTACATCAATTGCGTGGTCGTGTGGGACGCGGCACGTCACCTGGTTTATGCTTGTTAGTAACAAATACCTCCAGTGAATCTGCAGCACGAGTACGACTCGATGCCGTGGCTGCGACCCTTGATGGCTTTGAATTATCGCGCATAGATTTAGAGCAGCGTCGAGAAGGTGACGTGCTCGGTGCCAGTCAATCAGGTACTCAGTCGCACTTAAGATTACTTCGAGTACTTCGCGATGAGGAGTTAATTGAAAGCGCACGCGCCGACGCAGTTGGCATAATTGCTGCTTCTGCGGATTTATCTGGTTATCCTGGACTGAAGGCAGAAGTAGCGCTGGTGGCAAAGAATGCCGCTACAGATTATTTAGATAAGGGTTGA
- the rpmB gene encoding 50S ribosomal protein L28 has product MAATCDICSKGPSFGNNVSHSEVKTRRRWNPNIQRVRTMVGSTPKRQNVCTSCLKAGKVTR; this is encoded by the coding sequence GTGGCAGCAACATGCGATATTTGTAGCAAAGGACCAAGTTTTGGCAATAACGTTTCCCACTCAGAGGTAAAAACACGTCGTCGCTGGAATCCAAATATTCAGCGTGTGCGCACAATGGTCGGCTCAACACCTAAGCGCCAAAATGTGTGTACCTCATGCCTTAAAGCTGGAAAAGTTACGCGTTAA
- a CDS encoding cytochrome ubiquinol oxidase subunit I gives MEALDLARWQFAITTVYHFLFVPITIGMSFLVAGLHTAWYRTGKLQYLRATKFFGKLFLINFAIGVVTGIVQEFQFGMNWSSYSRFVGDIFGAPLAIEGLLAFFLESTFLGLWIFGWDRLPKKLHLASIWLAATGTLLSAYFILAANAWMQHPVGYVFNPEKNRAELTDIVEVLTQKTALATFFHTIPAAALTGGAFIVGISAYLIIKGKDLTMSRSTFKLGAITMLISFVFVSVSGDLTSRIMTEQQPMKMAAAEALYTTQASAPFSLLTIGTLDGSKSVFQIGVPSLLSFLSTGDFSGVVEGVNDLEVKYDKQFGEGNYTPNIPLAYWSFRLMIGFGAIGAFFALLALWQMRRGGTPRGKWFAPAMFSLPFLPLLANSFGWIFTETARQPWAVFGLIKTSDGVSTVVSAGAVLFTMIAFTLLYGVLAFIEVGLIVRVIKIGPVEELDYANPQIGGSADKPLVMSY, from the coding sequence ATGGAAGCTTTAGATCTAGCGCGGTGGCAGTTTGCCATCACTACCGTATACCACTTTCTATTCGTTCCAATCACAATTGGAATGTCATTTCTAGTCGCAGGATTGCATACAGCCTGGTATCGCACCGGCAAATTGCAGTACCTCCGAGCAACTAAGTTTTTTGGAAAACTGTTTTTGATTAACTTCGCAATTGGAGTAGTCACCGGTATCGTTCAAGAGTTTCAATTTGGAATGAACTGGTCTTCTTATAGCCGATTTGTAGGAGATATTTTCGGGGCTCCTCTTGCTATAGAAGGTCTTCTTGCCTTTTTCCTTGAGAGTACATTCCTGGGGCTTTGGATTTTTGGATGGGACCGACTTCCAAAGAAGTTGCATCTTGCCTCCATCTGGTTAGCAGCAACTGGAACATTGTTATCTGCCTACTTTATTCTGGCCGCTAATGCATGGATGCAGCATCCTGTTGGTTATGTTTTCAATCCAGAAAAGAATCGCGCTGAGTTAACGGATATCGTTGAAGTTCTTACTCAGAAAACTGCACTCGCAACTTTCTTCCATACTATTCCGGCGGCAGCCCTTACTGGTGGTGCATTTATCGTAGGAATTTCGGCGTATTTAATTATTAAGGGTAAAGATCTAACGATGTCGCGCTCAACATTTAAACTTGGCGCGATCACTATGCTCATTAGCTTTGTTTTCGTAAGCGTCTCAGGTGATTTGACTTCTCGTATCATGACTGAACAACAGCCAATGAAGATGGCCGCCGCTGAAGCGCTCTACACGACTCAAGCGTCAGCGCCTTTCTCTCTGCTTACAATCGGCACGCTCGATGGATCTAAATCTGTATTCCAGATTGGTGTTCCATCATTGCTTTCATTTCTATCTACAGGTGACTTCAGCGGGGTAGTAGAGGGAGTCAATGATTTAGAAGTGAAGTACGACAAGCAGTTTGGAGAGGGCAATTACACGCCCAATATTCCTCTGGCATATTGGTCATTTAGATTAATGATCGGTTTTGGCGCCATAGGTGCATTTTTCGCACTCCTAGCACTCTGGCAGATGCGAAGGGGTGGTACGCCTAGGGGTAAATGGTTTGCTCCAGCGATGTTCTCACTTCCATTTTTGCCATTACTTGCAAACTCATTTGGCTGGATCTTTACCGAAACTGCTCGTCAACCTTGGGCCGTTTTTGGTCTCATTAAAACTTCCGATGGCGTAAGTACGGTCGTATCTGCCGGGGCGGTTCTCTTCACAATGATTGCCTTCACACTTTTGTATGGTGTATTGGCATTTATCGAGGTCGGTCTTATTGTGCGCGTAATTAAAATAGGTCCAGTAGAAGAGCTTGATTACGCCAATCCACAGATAGGTGGCTCTGCCGACAAACCCCTAGTTATGTCTTACTAA
- the cydC gene encoding thiol reductant ABC exporter subunit CydC yields the protein MMFIAYLLGAFAFIGGIGLTISSAWLITMASMQPPILTLSVAIVLVRFFGIFRSAARYSERLVSHKAVFSRLTALRVGIYKKLSQSSIVVAHVFNSGTAVKSIVDDVERAQEYQLRIKLPQSSAVISLAFGALLAFWVRPESIVFTLPSCALLLALFPELIKRGSEPLARSIEKGENAYTQLLEGSIQGVTEAAIYGYLDENVKRTNEVEIEIKVMEEQLLGQSWRFSALTNSLIALCVVGFPWLAMTLTQSQEVPDVQVTMLIFIPLVIFEAITAWYPNLFNAGKLLMSQHSVDTLMSFPSDEKSGAELDSAITQISAKNITVAWDQDFMNPTSFEVNKGELLVIRGRSGSGKSTLVMGLLGLLPYKGELTFDGQDVKNFSDLGGRVVGTVQRSHIFNTSLRENLMIANQSATDEELINVLTLLELDQLLNELPQGLNTVIGDFGRTISGGEAKRLSVARVLLAQADVYIFDEPTEHLDEELALRIEKGITEHLAGKIAIVITHSGWPSSDKTLVMARKEMQKAC from the coding sequence ATGATGTTTATCGCATACTTACTTGGCGCATTTGCATTCATTGGCGGAATCGGCCTTACCATATCGAGTGCATGGTTAATCACGATGGCATCCATGCAGCCACCGATATTGACATTAAGCGTGGCGATTGTCTTAGTCCGTTTCTTCGGAATCTTTCGATCGGCTGCACGATATAGCGAGCGATTAGTAAGTCATAAGGCGGTCTTTAGTCGATTAACTGCTTTGCGTGTCGGAATTTATAAGAAGCTGAGCCAGAGTTCGATTGTCGTGGCACACGTTTTTAATAGCGGCACTGCCGTTAAAAGTATTGTCGATGATGTAGAGCGCGCGCAGGAGTATCAACTTAGGATAAAACTGCCACAATCATCGGCCGTTATTTCACTGGCATTTGGAGCTCTGTTAGCTTTTTGGGTCCGCCCTGAAAGTATTGTATTTACACTGCCATCTTGCGCACTTCTATTGGCGCTTTTCCCAGAGTTGATTAAACGAGGAAGCGAACCACTCGCCCGAAGTATCGAGAAGGGTGAAAATGCATATACCCAACTTCTCGAAGGCTCGATCCAAGGTGTCACTGAGGCGGCAATTTATGGATACTTAGATGAAAATGTTAAACGCACAAACGAGGTAGAGATAGAGATTAAAGTGATGGAAGAGCAGCTGCTAGGGCAGAGTTGGAGATTCTCAGCGCTTACCAATTCGCTTATTGCATTGTGTGTTGTTGGCTTTCCGTGGCTGGCAATGACACTTACTCAATCGCAGGAAGTGCCAGATGTTCAGGTAACGATGCTTATCTTTATTCCACTAGTTATTTTTGAAGCGATCACAGCGTGGTACCCCAATCTCTTTAATGCCGGAAAACTTCTCATGTCACAACACTCCGTAGATACTTTGATGAGTTTTCCAAGTGATGAAAAGAGTGGAGCAGAATTAGACTCTGCTATCACACAAATCTCTGCAAAGAATATTACAGTTGCGTGGGATCAAGACTTTATGAATCCAACTTCGTTTGAAGTTAACAAAGGCGAACTATTAGTTATTCGTGGTCGAAGCGGGAGTGGAAAATCGACACTCGTAATGGGTTTACTCGGGCTCTTGCCTTACAAAGGCGAGTTAACTTTCGATGGGCAAGACGTGAAAAATTTTAGTGATTTGGGTGGCCGGGTAGTTGGGACGGTTCAGCGCTCACATATCTTTAATACATCGTTGCGAGAGAATTTAATGATTGCTAACCAAAGCGCAACTGACGAAGAGTTAATTAATGTGCTAACTCTTCTTGAGTTAGATCAACTCCTTAATGAACTCCCACAGGGACTTAATACGGTAATTGGAGATTTTGGACGCACTATCTCTGGAGGTGAGGCCAAGCGCTTATCAGTTGCGAGAGTCTTACTTGCTCAAGCCGACGTATATATCTTTGATGAACCCACCGAGCATCTCGATGAGGAGCTAGCACTACGCATTGAAAAAGGAATTACCGAGCACCTTGCAGGCAAGATAGCAATTGTTATCACCCACAGTGGGTGGCCAAGCAGCGATAAAACACTGGTAATGGCGCGTAAAGAGATGCAAAAGGCTTGCTAG
- a CDS encoding ABC transporter transmembrane domain-containing protein encodes MKSGDLRLLLSRSGSRRLFFVSIAAAIIWSTVIVLSALVLSSIIVGIIKKSEGISTLLIYLSCIWFFRALFQARFEFWCSLQAVRIKQEIRSEITSSLGAFSNLSSSTLSTLLIKGLNSLDMYLGRFLPQLFFASITPAVVIVTLLILDPLSGLIAILTLPLIPLFGALIGRYTADSVAKKWQTLGSLSQYFEDSLRGFVTLKIFSRLKSQPQRIEEMGDEYTDETMKVLRISFLSALALELCATISVALIAVSIGLRLVDGTIGFTSSLAVLILAPEVYFPLRNAASLFHASADGSEAFAQLTHIQSQRTVSVIEKPHDFSRVSTLEWSDWSLNIPGRIDTSIRGEVLHSGDIFFIVGESGIGKSTFALNLLGVSNQANLMADGVEVTAERRKSWFKSIGWIPQNPQLAHGDVGHQFTIVDEGLSSDEITQILGRCGLALSDLPEGLATAIGASGEVGSAASGGQIRKIALARAIAAKPRVLIADEPTADLDQASGESVMKALRDYASGGAIVICITHDRGVLRDGDLVATFSKALIR; translated from the coding sequence GTGAAATCAGGTGATCTGCGGCTACTGCTTTCTCGGAGTGGTAGCCGCAGGCTTTTCTTTGTCTCAATCGCGGCTGCCATAATTTGGTCGACGGTTATTGTTTTAAGCGCCCTTGTTTTATCCTCGATTATCGTTGGTATCATTAAAAAATCCGAGGGCATTTCAACTCTTCTCATTTATTTGTCATGCATTTGGTTTTTTAGAGCGCTCTTTCAAGCCCGCTTTGAATTTTGGTGCAGTCTCCAAGCCGTACGTATTAAGCAAGAGATCCGAAGTGAGATCACATCGAGTCTTGGTGCATTTTCAAATCTTTCGAGCTCAACTTTAAGCACGCTTCTTATCAAGGGTCTTAACTCCCTGGATATGTATCTTGGTCGATTTCTACCTCAACTCTTTTTCGCCTCAATCACTCCTGCAGTTGTGATAGTTACGCTCTTAATTCTTGACCCCCTCTCAGGTCTGATAGCGATCCTGACTCTGCCTTTAATCCCTCTCTTTGGCGCTCTCATAGGCCGTTATACGGCAGATTCAGTTGCCAAAAAATGGCAGACCCTAGGCTCGTTGTCTCAATACTTCGAAGACTCACTACGTGGCTTTGTGACATTAAAGATTTTTTCTCGTCTTAAGAGCCAGCCGCAGAGAATTGAAGAGATGGGGGATGAATATACGGATGAAACCATGAAAGTTCTACGAATCTCATTTCTATCTGCCCTAGCCCTCGAACTCTGCGCAACAATCTCAGTAGCCCTTATTGCCGTTTCTATTGGATTGCGTTTAGTTGATGGCACGATTGGATTTACTTCATCTTTGGCAGTTCTAATTTTGGCACCGGAAGTCTATTTTCCACTTCGCAATGCGGCCTCACTTTTTCACGCTTCAGCCGATGGCAGTGAGGCATTTGCCCAACTCACACATATTCAATCGCAGCGCACTGTTTCGGTAATAGAAAAACCACATGATTTTTCTCGAGTTTCTACGCTTGAATGGAGCGACTGGTCACTCAACATTCCTGGACGAATCGATACCTCGATACGTGGTGAGGTTCTACATTCTGGGGATATATTTTTTATTGTTGGTGAATCTGGAATAGGTAAGAGCACCTTTGCCTTGAATCTCCTAGGTGTTAGTAACCAGGCGAATTTGATGGCCGATGGAGTCGAAGTTACAGCCGAGCGGCGAAAATCCTGGTTCAAAAGTATTGGCTGGATTCCACAGAATCCTCAGCTTGCACATGGGGACGTTGGCCATCAATTCACAATCGTTGATGAGGGGTTAAGTAGTGATGAAATCACCCAGATTCTTGGACGCTGTGGATTAGCGCTAAGCGATTTACCAGAAGGTTTAGCTACTGCAATTGGTGCTTCGGGTGAAGTTGGAAGTGCGGCATCGGGAGGACAAATACGAAAGATTGCTCTAGCGCGGGCAATCGCCGCCAAACCTCGTGTATTAATCGCCGATGAGCCAACGGCCGATTTAGATCAGGCAAGTGGCGAATCAGTAATGAAAGCGTTACGAGATTATGCAAGTGGTGGTGCAATCGTGATCTGCATTACACATGATCGAGGCGTGCTCAGAGACGGAGATTTAGTTGCTACTTTTTCCAAGGCGCTCATCCGATGA
- a CDS encoding YceD family protein: MKEYELDIEIPERVGVELIAVPAGDVIEVDARLESVTEGVLLSAQIFATAKGECGRCLDPVEIIIEKRIQELYLYEKKLERKKYLATEDELEIEDELVMEGDVIDLESPIRDLIVLALPSTPLCSDDCEGLCPECGGKWSELPATHAHEQLDARWAGLAALSLDEPDFKN, encoded by the coding sequence ATGAAAGAGTATGAACTCGATATCGAAATTCCAGAAAGAGTTGGAGTAGAACTTATTGCGGTTCCGGCCGGCGATGTGATTGAAGTGGATGCACGTCTTGAATCAGTTACAGAGGGTGTATTACTCAGCGCGCAAATTTTTGCTACGGCTAAAGGTGAGTGCGGGCGGTGTTTAGATCCGGTCGAGATTATTATTGAAAAACGAATCCAGGAGCTCTATCTCTATGAAAAAAAGCTTGAGCGTAAGAAATACCTAGCAACTGAAGATGAACTAGAGATTGAGGATGAACTGGTAATGGAGGGTGATGTCATTGATCTGGAGAGCCCTATCCGCGATCTCATTGTGCTTGCTTTGCCAAGTACGCCCTTGTGTAGTGACGATTGTGAGGGCCTGTGCCCAGAATGCGGGGGTAAATGGTCGGAACTGCCTGCAACCCACGCTCATGAGCAGCTGGACGCTAGATGGGCAGGGTTGGCAGCCCTGTCCTTAGATGAGCCCGATTTCAAGAATTAG